The proteins below come from a single Pandoraea apista genomic window:
- a CDS encoding Ku protein, with translation MARAIWKGAISFGLVNVPVTLFPASTTHTLDLDWLDKRTMSPVGYRRVNKENGKEVPRDQIVHGYEYEKGNYVVLSDDEIRSANPTATQTVDILAFVDATDVSFMYLDTPYYLVPERGGAKAYALLHAALIKAAKLGIARVVMHTRAHLAVLAPAGDALVLDTLRWQDEMRDPAEVGLTKEKLGKLASPGERELDMAIRLIDEMSGPWRPGDYHDTFQDDLKALIDRKIASGQTREVAQIEASAPKLSGNGNVTDLMALLKQSLGTRGKREDVAVEAQAVEPKAKASGSGKSTTSVTKSAKRSTHKPAKAKPRRKTAAKTTSANKPSAKRAKGR, from the coding sequence ATGGCTCGCGCGATCTGGAAGGGCGCCATCAGTTTCGGACTGGTCAATGTGCCCGTCACGCTGTTTCCTGCTTCGACCACCCACACGCTCGATCTCGACTGGCTCGACAAACGCACGATGTCGCCGGTGGGTTATCGGCGCGTCAACAAGGAAAACGGCAAGGAAGTGCCGCGCGATCAGATCGTGCACGGCTATGAGTACGAAAAAGGGAATTACGTCGTATTGAGCGACGACGAGATTCGTTCCGCAAATCCGACGGCGACACAGACGGTCGACATTCTCGCGTTCGTCGATGCCACGGACGTCTCGTTCATGTATCTGGACACGCCCTACTACCTCGTGCCCGAACGCGGTGGCGCGAAGGCGTATGCGCTGCTGCACGCGGCACTCATCAAGGCGGCCAAGCTGGGTATTGCCCGTGTGGTGATGCATACGCGCGCCCATCTGGCCGTGCTGGCGCCGGCGGGCGACGCCCTCGTACTCGACACATTGCGCTGGCAGGACGAGATGCGCGACCCGGCCGAAGTCGGGCTGACGAAAGAGAAGCTCGGCAAGCTCGCCTCGCCGGGCGAGCGTGAGCTGGATATGGCGATCCGTCTGATCGACGAGATGTCCGGCCCCTGGCGTCCCGGCGACTACCACGACACGTTTCAGGACGACCTCAAAGCGCTCATCGATCGCAAGATCGCGTCGGGCCAGACCCGTGAAGTCGCGCAGATCGAAGCGAGTGCGCCCAAGTTGTCCGGCAATGGCAACGTCACCGACCTGATGGCGCTGCTCAAGCAAAGCCTCGGCACCCGGGGCAAGCGCGAGGACGTTGCGGTCGAAGCGCAGGCGGTGGAACCGAAGGCGAAGGCGTCCGGCAGCGGGAAATCAACTACGTCGGTCACGAAGTCCGCCAAAAGGTCCACCCATAAGCCCGCGAAAGCCAAGCCCCGCAGGAAGACCGCCGCGAAGACGACATCGGCAAACAAGCCATCGGCCAAGCGCGCCAAAGGCCGGTGA
- the ligD gene encoding DNA ligase D has translation MPKRETPAAVATQRRQPRDSLATYDAKRDFASTPEPRGKRAARSKALRYVIQRHDASHLHYDFRLELDGTLKSWALPKQPSPDVSRPRLAVQVEDHPLAYADFEGDIPAGNYGAGHVDIWDSGTWEPDGNAQRDYANGKLSFTLHGERLNGHWTLVRTGKPARQPQWLLIHRHHEAAAPETTGKSGAAPVTSHKSSVSPPADLHPMLATLVDAVPASGGWHAEIKLDGYRVLIRIAGDDIRVFTRSGQDWTHRFEPAVDALRKLGLPNAWLDGEAVVTNERGLPDFQALQRAFDDDTQDAIIIYVFDLPWCNGRDLRDLPLHERQATLARLFKGRETSAVRVLQPVGGDLESLWKGACEAGLEGIMIKRDDSPYAAGRSDAWRKLKCSQRQEFVVLGFTEPSGSREGFGALLLGYYDDDGKTLRYAGKVGTGFDTDTLRRLRKQFGTIETDKPPLSPTPRPGGRARVHWLRPTLVAEVRFAEWTRDGNVRQASFLAMRRDKPAKEIRREVRRTGHAVAHSHKETPTMPHTAQSNVGTSALPVKITHGERIMDTHSGVTKAELAAYYLAVSPWMLPHLAARPVAVLRAPEGIGGEMFFQKHAAKTIRGVRALDPSLDPDHEPLMQIDQVRGLIGAVQMGTVEFHTWNARSDRIERPDRVIFDLDPGKGLTFSRIVEDAQLIRGLLEELGLTAFVKTSGGKGLHVVTPLARRHEWDVAKGFAEAVARHMARVFPDRFTATMGPKHRVGKCFIDYLRNYRGATTVCAYSARAREGMAVSMPVHWEELSEVPGADAWNVRNAVDRLTALKQDPWADYEKAAQQQVTKAVLNRLAR, from the coding sequence ATGCCGAAGCGCGAGACCCCAGCCGCCGTAGCGACGCAACGCCGACAACCCCGCGATTCGCTCGCCACCTACGACGCCAAACGCGACTTTGCTTCGACGCCCGAGCCCCGCGGCAAACGCGCGGCCCGAAGCAAGGCGCTGCGATACGTCATTCAACGTCACGACGCGAGCCATCTTCACTACGACTTCCGGCTCGAACTCGACGGCACCCTAAAGTCGTGGGCGTTGCCTAAGCAACCGAGCCCGGATGTCAGTCGCCCGCGCCTCGCCGTGCAAGTGGAAGACCATCCGTTGGCCTATGCCGATTTCGAAGGCGACATTCCGGCGGGAAACTACGGTGCGGGTCACGTCGATATCTGGGACAGCGGCACATGGGAGCCAGACGGCAACGCACAACGCGATTATGCAAACGGCAAACTGTCGTTCACGTTGCACGGCGAACGGTTGAACGGACACTGGACGCTCGTTCGCACCGGCAAGCCCGCGCGCCAACCCCAGTGGCTGCTGATTCATCGGCATCACGAGGCTGCGGCGCCTGAGACCACAGGCAAATCGGGGGCGGCGCCGGTCACGTCACACAAGTCGTCAGTGAGCCCTCCCGCCGATCTGCATCCGATGCTTGCCACCCTTGTCGACGCAGTCCCCGCTTCCGGGGGCTGGCACGCCGAAATCAAGCTCGACGGCTATCGCGTCCTCATCCGTATTGCCGGCGACGACATTCGTGTCTTTACCCGCTCCGGACAGGACTGGACACATCGCTTCGAACCTGCTGTCGACGCGCTACGCAAGCTCGGCTTGCCCAACGCTTGGCTCGACGGTGAAGCCGTCGTGACGAACGAACGCGGCTTGCCTGACTTTCAGGCGTTGCAACGTGCGTTCGACGACGATACGCAGGACGCCATCATCATCTATGTCTTCGACCTCCCGTGGTGCAATGGCCGCGATTTGCGCGACCTGCCGCTGCACGAGCGACAGGCAACGCTCGCCCGCCTTTTCAAAGGACGCGAAACCAGTGCCGTGCGTGTTCTCCAACCGGTCGGCGGCGATCTCGAATCACTCTGGAAAGGCGCCTGCGAGGCGGGTCTCGAAGGCATCATGATCAAGCGCGACGACTCGCCTTACGCCGCCGGGCGCAGCGACGCATGGCGCAAGCTCAAGTGCTCGCAACGACAGGAATTCGTCGTGCTGGGGTTCACCGAACCGTCCGGCTCGCGAGAGGGCTTCGGGGCGTTGCTGCTTGGCTACTACGATGACGACGGCAAGACGTTGCGCTACGCGGGCAAGGTCGGGACCGGATTCGATACCGACACCCTGCGACGGTTGCGCAAGCAGTTCGGCACGATCGAGACAGACAAGCCGCCGCTCTCGCCCACGCCTCGGCCGGGCGGTCGGGCACGCGTGCACTGGCTTCGTCCCACCCTCGTCGCGGAAGTGCGCTTTGCCGAATGGACACGCGACGGCAATGTCCGTCAGGCCTCGTTTCTTGCCATGCGACGGGACAAGCCCGCCAAGGAGATTCGACGCGAAGTGCGTCGTACCGGGCACGCCGTCGCTCATTCGCACAAGGAGACACCGACCATGCCGCACACCGCGCAGTCGAACGTTGGGACATCCGCATTACCGGTGAAAATCACCCACGGCGAGCGCATCATGGACACGCACTCCGGCGTGACGAAGGCCGAACTCGCCGCGTATTACCTGGCCGTAAGCCCGTGGATGCTTCCCCACCTCGCAGCGCGACCGGTCGCGGTGTTGCGCGCGCCCGAAGGGATCGGCGGCGAAATGTTCTTCCAGAAGCACGCGGCGAAAACGATTCGGGGCGTGCGCGCACTTGATCCGTCGCTCGATCCGGATCATGAGCCGCTCATGCAGATCGATCAGGTGCGCGGGCTCATCGGGGCGGTGCAGATGGGAACGGTGGAGTTCCATACCTGGAACGCGCGCAGCGATCGGATCGAGCGTCCCGACCGGGTGATCTTCGATCTCGACCCCGGCAAGGGCCTGACGTTTTCGCGCATTGTCGAAGACGCACAACTGATTCGCGGATTGCTCGAGGAACTCGGGCTGACAGCGTTCGTGAAAACGAGCGGAGGCAAGGGATTACACGTCGTGACACCGTTGGCGCGACGTCACGAGTGGGACGTCGCCAAGGGCTTTGCGGAAGCGGTGGCCAGGCATATGGCGCGCGTATTCCCGGATCGCTTCACCGCGACGATGGGCCCGAAGCATCGTGTGGGAAAGTGCTTTATCGACTATCTGCGCAATTACCGGGGGGCAACGACGGTGTGCGCATACTCCGCCCGCGCCCGCGAAGGGATGGCCGTGTCGATGCCGGTGCACTGGGAAGAGTTGTCCGAGGTACCCGGTGCCGACGCGTGGAACGTGCGCAATGCCGTCGACCGATTGACCGCATTGAAGCAGGATCCCTGGGCCGACTATGAGAAGGCCGCACAACAACAGGTGACGAAGGCGGTGCTGAATCGGCTGGCGCGTTGA
- a CDS encoding AraC family transcriptional regulator codes for MHLVKNPPREAVRSEFADDPPLSARNELVSLLERSTHGLEGTTPTAVDGLFVHRILHPGGPKPAMQQPAFAVIAQGEKRLQIGDEHYAYDPMHYMVSSVHLPVVAQVSGASEQSPYLGLRLNLVAEDVTSLIGDEHLPPPAPSASGRGMYVNRLDAALLDAVLRLLRLLETPRDIPILAPMIKREIVYRLLMNGQGVLLRQMALQDSQMNRIARAVRWLREHYAQPLRVEALAQEVHMSVSSLHHHFKLVTAMSPVQYQKQLRLQEARRLIFAADITVASAAQAVGYESASQFSREYARVFGEAPLRDKRRWLQDGDAGTTRA; via the coding sequence ATGCATCTGGTCAAGAACCCGCCACGTGAGGCGGTGCGCAGCGAATTCGCGGACGATCCGCCGCTGAGCGCGCGTAACGAACTGGTCAGCTTGCTTGAGCGGTCCACGCACGGACTGGAGGGCACGACACCTACGGCGGTCGACGGGCTGTTTGTGCATCGCATTCTGCATCCGGGCGGCCCGAAGCCGGCGATGCAACAGCCGGCTTTCGCCGTCATTGCGCAAGGGGAAAAGCGCTTGCAGATCGGCGACGAACATTACGCCTACGATCCGATGCACTACATGGTGTCGTCGGTGCATTTGCCGGTGGTCGCGCAAGTGTCGGGCGCGAGCGAGCAATCGCCGTATCTTGGATTGCGGCTCAATCTGGTGGCGGAGGACGTGACATCGCTCATTGGCGACGAGCACCTTCCGCCCCCGGCACCTTCGGCGAGCGGTCGCGGCATGTACGTGAACCGGCTGGACGCAGCGCTGCTCGACGCCGTGTTGCGTCTGCTGCGCCTGCTGGAAACACCACGAGACATCCCGATTCTGGCGCCGATGATCAAACGCGAGATCGTCTACCGGCTGTTGATGAACGGGCAGGGCGTGTTGCTGCGGCAAATGGCGTTGCAGGACAGTCAGATGAATCGCATTGCGCGCGCGGTGCGGTGGTTACGCGAGCACTATGCACAGCCGTTGCGCGTGGAGGCGTTGGCGCAGGAGGTGCACATGAGTGTGTCGTCGCTGCATCACCATTTCAAGCTGGTGACGGCGATGAGTCCGGTGCAGTACCAGAAGCAATTACGTTTGCAGGAAGCACGTCGGTTGATCTTCGCGGCGGACATTACGGTGGCGTCTGCCGCGCAGGCGGTGGGCTACGAGAGCGCGTCGCAGTTCAGCCGGGAATATGCACGGGTGTTTGGCGAAGCCCCCTTGCGCGATAAGCGCCGCTGGTTGCAGGATGGGGATGCGGGAACGACGCGCGCGTAA
- a CDS encoding aldo/keto reductase, with the protein MRQRKLGNTGLFVSELCLGTMTFGGQGDMWSKIGQLQQNDVDSLVGRALDAGINFIDTADVYSEGQSEVLTGQALRNLKVPRDNVVVATKVFGVTGAQGANSRGLSRYHIMDGIKASLKRLQLEHIDLYQVHGFDPATPIEETLGALDTLVRQGHVRYIGVSNWAAWQITKALGISARLNLASFASLQAYYTVAGRDLEREIVPMLRSENVGLMVWSPLAGGLLSGKYTRDGQSEAGSRRQSFDFPPVNVERAYDAIDVMRGIAAEKGVSVAQIALAWLLAQPVVSTVIIGAKRADQLDDNIAATRVTLNERELSAINAASALPSEYPGWMLSRQGDPRRAQLAEAGLL; encoded by the coding sequence ATGCGACAAAGGAAACTCGGCAACACCGGCCTCTTCGTCTCGGAACTGTGCCTCGGCACCATGACCTTCGGCGGACAGGGCGACATGTGGAGCAAGATCGGCCAATTGCAGCAGAACGATGTCGACTCGCTCGTGGGTCGCGCACTCGACGCGGGCATCAACTTCATCGACACCGCCGACGTTTATTCGGAAGGTCAGTCGGAAGTGCTTACCGGTCAGGCACTGCGCAATCTTAAGGTGCCGCGCGACAACGTCGTGGTCGCCACCAAAGTCTTCGGCGTAACGGGCGCACAAGGGGCCAACTCGCGCGGCCTGTCGCGTTATCACATCATGGACGGCATCAAGGCCAGCCTCAAACGCCTGCAACTCGAGCACATTGATTTGTATCAGGTCCACGGCTTCGACCCGGCCACCCCCATCGAAGAAACGCTCGGCGCGCTCGACACGCTGGTGCGTCAGGGGCATGTGCGCTACATCGGTGTCTCGAACTGGGCGGCGTGGCAAATCACCAAGGCACTGGGCATTTCGGCACGTCTGAATCTCGCGAGTTTCGCGTCGCTTCAGGCGTACTACACGGTCGCCGGCCGCGATCTCGAACGCGAAATCGTGCCGATGCTGCGTAGCGAAAACGTCGGTTTGATGGTTTGGAGCCCGCTCGCCGGGGGCCTGCTCTCGGGCAAGTACACGCGTGACGGTCAGAGCGAAGCCGGCAGCCGCCGCCAGAGCTTCGACTTCCCGCCGGTCAACGTGGAGCGCGCTTACGACGCCATCGACGTCATGCGCGGCATCGCTGCCGAGAAGGGCGTGTCGGTCGCGCAGATCGCCCTCGCCTGGTTGCTCGCGCAACCGGTCGTCTCGACGGTCATCATCGGCGCCAAGCGCGCCGATCAGCTCGACGACAACATCGCCGCGACGCGCGTCACCCTGAACGAGCGCGAGTTGTCGGCAATCAATGCCGCCAGCGCACTGCCGAGCGAATATCCGGGCTGGATGCTCTCGCGTCAGGGCGACCCGCGCCGCGCGCAACTCGCCGAAGCCGGTCTGCTCTGA
- a CDS encoding porin, which produces MPALALAAGLALAHTSASAQSVTLYGILDTGIEYLSHAGANNSSLIRMPANTGSLPSRWGLRGDEDLGGGLHTVFALESGFNVRAGDLNQGGRLFGRQAWVGLSNSYGTLSFGRQYSMTFWVMSDADILGPDLFGSGSLDSYIPNARSDNTVAYKGVFRGLTVGATYSFGRDSGGTGNSPGQGTCAGQTPGQMTSCRQISAMLKYDSAWFGVAGAWDEQRGGAGAAASFFNGAASVPLTSSSDKDTRWQLNGYVKGGNWKAGAGWLGRRVQTASAAVADVNSDMFYVGALYQFTPAFAVDGEVFRMLNARQNTRATMATLRGTYFLSKRTAVYTQVAWLGNSEHAAYSVSSGGAGGAPTAGTSQLGVNVGMRHTF; this is translated from the coding sequence CTGCCCGCGCTTGCGCTGGCCGCCGGCCTCGCATTGGCCCACACTTCCGCCTCGGCTCAGAGCGTAACGCTCTACGGCATTCTCGACACCGGTATCGAATACCTCTCGCACGCCGGCGCCAACAACAGCTCGCTCATACGCATGCCGGCGAACACCGGTTCGCTACCGTCGCGTTGGGGCCTGCGCGGTGATGAGGATCTCGGTGGTGGTCTGCATACGGTGTTCGCGCTTGAAAGCGGCTTCAACGTTCGCGCGGGCGACCTCAATCAGGGCGGGCGGCTTTTTGGCCGTCAGGCGTGGGTGGGATTGTCGAATTCGTACGGCACGCTGTCGTTCGGTCGCCAGTATTCGATGACGTTCTGGGTCATGAGCGATGCCGACATTCTCGGCCCGGACCTCTTCGGCAGCGGCTCGCTCGACAGTTACATTCCGAATGCGCGAAGCGATAACACCGTAGCCTACAAGGGCGTGTTTCGGGGCCTGACGGTGGGGGCGACCTATTCGTTCGGACGCGACAGCGGTGGCACCGGCAATTCCCCGGGGCAAGGGACGTGCGCCGGACAGACACCCGGGCAGATGACATCCTGCCGCCAGATCTCGGCAATGCTCAAATACGATTCGGCCTGGTTCGGCGTGGCCGGTGCGTGGGACGAACAGCGAGGGGGTGCCGGCGCCGCCGCAAGCTTCTTCAACGGTGCTGCGAGCGTGCCCCTTACCAGTTCGTCGGACAAGGACACCCGCTGGCAGTTGAACGGCTATGTGAAGGGGGGCAACTGGAAGGCCGGGGCGGGATGGCTGGGCCGCCGAGTGCAGACGGCGTCTGCGGCGGTGGCGGACGTGAACTCCGACATGTTCTACGTCGGTGCGTTGTATCAGTTCACGCCGGCGTTCGCGGTCGACGGTGAAGTCTTTCGCATGCTGAATGCACGTCAAAACACCCGGGCGACGATGGCGACGCTGCGCGGCACCTACTTCCTGTCGAAGCGCACGGCGGTGTACACGCAAGTGGCCTGGCTGGGGAACAGCGAGCACGCGGCTTATTCGGTGAGTTCGGGCGGGGCAGGCGGCGCGCCAACGGCGGGCACGAGCCAGTTGGGCGTGAATGTCGGCATGCGTCACACGTTCTGA
- a CDS encoding MFS transporter yields MEISALMNRRGITPFQWRVIALCFLIVTLDGFDTAAIGYLAPAIRSEWTMATTSLGTVFGAGLGGLMLGCFIFGPLADRIGRKRVLILSVILFSLGSIASAFVRSPTELAVLRFITGIGLGGAMPNAITLSSEYCAERMRSLLVTATFCGFTLGFAIGGEIVAQTLPHIGWRGVLIAGGVVPLAVVPVLMRWLPESMRYLAARGDSAGQLLAIARHIDPQVTRIDPEAVPAGAATSAVGGLFTRQYVVGTLLLWATYFCTLCAFYLLTSWLPLVVKDSGYTLSEAARIGAMLPLGGTVGAVLIGFAMDRTSPYRVLAASYVMAGIALCVLGSVTHQAGWLMVVVFLAGFGVAGSQTGANALTAAYYPTASRATGVAWALGVGRLGSILGSSLGGVLIATASSTAQAFQIVAIPAFLAAALMLVMRRRVSRTGSLSGAVTKPAARAV; encoded by the coding sequence ATGGAAATATCCGCTTTGATGAATCGCAGAGGCATCACGCCATTTCAATGGCGCGTGATTGCCCTGTGTTTTCTGATCGTCACGCTGGACGGCTTCGATACCGCCGCGATCGGCTATCTCGCCCCGGCTATCCGTAGCGAATGGACGATGGCGACGACCAGCCTCGGCACGGTGTTCGGCGCGGGGCTCGGCGGCCTGATGCTCGGTTGCTTCATCTTCGGCCCGCTGGCCGATCGCATTGGCCGCAAGCGCGTGCTGATCCTCTCGGTCATTCTGTTCTCGCTGGGCAGCATCGCGTCGGCGTTCGTGCGTAGCCCGACCGAGCTTGCCGTGTTGCGCTTCATTACCGGCATCGGTCTGGGCGGCGCGATGCCCAATGCCATCACCCTTAGTTCGGAGTACTGCGCGGAGCGCATGCGTTCGCTGCTTGTGACGGCCACGTTCTGCGGCTTTACGCTGGGCTTCGCCATTGGTGGTGAGATCGTGGCCCAGACGCTCCCGCACATTGGCTGGCGCGGTGTGTTGATCGCCGGTGGTGTCGTGCCGCTGGCCGTGGTGCCGGTGCTCATGCGCTGGTTGCCCGAGTCGATGCGTTATCTCGCCGCACGCGGCGACAGTGCCGGGCAGTTGCTGGCGATCGCACGACACATCGATCCGCAGGTCACGCGCATCGATCCGGAGGCGGTTCCGGCAGGGGCGGCAACTTCTGCCGTTGGCGGGCTGTTCACACGTCAGTACGTCGTGGGCACGCTGCTCCTTTGGGCGACATATTTCTGCACGCTGTGCGCGTTCTATCTGCTCACGAGCTGGCTGCCGCTGGTCGTTAAGGATTCGGGCTACACGCTCTCGGAAGCGGCGCGCATCGGTGCAATGTTGCCGCTGGGCGGCACGGTCGGCGCGGTGCTGATCGGCTTTGCGATGGATCGCACGAGTCCGTATCGCGTGCTTGCTGCGTCGTATGTCATGGCGGGGATTGCGCTGTGTGTGCTGGGGTCGGTCACGCATCAGGCCGGCTGGCTGATGGTCGTTGTTTTCCTCGCAGGTTTCGGTGTTGCGGGATCGCAGACCGGAGCCAATGCGCTGACGGCGGCGTACTACCCGACGGCCTCGCGTGCGACCGGCGTGGCATGGGCGCTGGGCGTCGGGCGCCTCGGCTCGATCCTCGGTTCCAGCCTCGGTGGCGTGCTGATTGCCACCGCGTCGAGTACGGCGCAGGCGTTTCAGATCGTGGCTATTCCTGCATTTCTCGCCGCAGCGCTGATGCTTGTCATGCGCCGTCGCGTGAGTCGCACGGGGTCTCTCTCGGGCGCTGTGACCAAGCCTGCCGCGCGCGCCGTCTGA
- a CDS encoding class II aldolase/adducin family protein, with protein sequence MTQHTFDAARIAELDRAVRVAARTLARAGLAHAYGHCSARLDADHFLVCAARPMGLIGVGEAGTVVPVDGPLPDGVLGEVRLHQKIYRSRPDVGAVARSMPPKTMSLSTLRRTPRALHGPGTYFAPGVPLWDDPQLIRSDAQAEAVIAKMGANAAVVMRGNGAVVAADTLEAMVALTWYLEDAARVDLDVLALEAAHPAAVLDLDACHARATRSGRIIERMWEYLSAGDPELPQGVA encoded by the coding sequence ATGACACAACACACATTCGATGCCGCACGCATCGCCGAGCTGGATCGCGCGGTACGCGTAGCGGCGCGCACATTGGCCCGCGCGGGGCTGGCGCATGCGTACGGCCATTGCAGCGCGCGGCTCGATGCCGATCACTTTCTCGTATGCGCGGCCCGCCCCATGGGACTCATCGGCGTGGGCGAAGCGGGCACGGTGGTGCCCGTTGACGGCCCGCTGCCCGACGGCGTGCTTGGCGAAGTCCGTCTGCATCAGAAGATCTACCGTTCGCGTCCCGACGTGGGGGCGGTTGCCCGCTCGATGCCGCCCAAGACCATGTCGCTCTCGACACTGCGCAGAACACCGCGCGCATTGCATGGCCCGGGCACCTACTTCGCGCCCGGCGTGCCGCTATGGGACGACCCGCAACTGATCCGTTCCGATGCGCAGGCCGAGGCGGTCATCGCGAAGATGGGGGCGAACGCTGCCGTGGTGATGCGCGGCAACGGCGCGGTTGTCGCTGCCGACACGCTCGAAGCGATGGTGGCCCTCACGTGGTACCTCGAAGACGCGGCGCGTGTCGACCTCGACGTGCTTGCGCTCGAAGCCGCTCATCCCGCTGCCGTGCTCGATCTCGACGCCTGCCACGCGCGCGCCACCCGCTCGGGCCGGATCATCGAGCGCATGTGGGAATACCTCTCGGCCGGCGACCCGGAGCTGCCGCAGGGCGTCGCGTGA
- a CDS encoding VOC family protein, protein MINLHDIRYVRLGTRDLEGAVRYARSILGLQEVRREAGYVFLRSDSRDHSVCYFEGDPADHTVAFDIASDAHFDAAAAQLDAMHIEFRRGTRDEADMRRVADFLTFRDPTGNRIELVLRAAQTGRRYHGERDAGIDSFSHVGLCTTDARRDEAFWTSVCNARVSDRIGEAPLLRIDEVHHKIALFPATRAGIQHVNFQVNGIDDLMRSWYFLREQGVPIRFGPGRHPTSHAMFLYFAGPDGMVYEYSTGVRKIAPEDEATYVPRQFPFDPTGFCMWGAKPEIPEFST, encoded by the coding sequence GTGATCAATCTGCACGACATTCGCTACGTGCGGCTGGGCACGCGCGACCTCGAGGGTGCCGTACGCTATGCGCGCTCCATTCTCGGGTTGCAGGAAGTGCGCCGGGAGGCCGGTTACGTATTCCTTCGCAGCGACAGCCGCGATCATTCGGTGTGCTATTTCGAGGGCGATCCCGCCGACCACACGGTCGCGTTCGACATCGCCAGCGATGCGCATTTCGACGCCGCTGCCGCGCAGCTTGACGCCATGCACATCGAGTTCCGACGCGGTACGCGCGACGAGGCCGACATGCGCCGCGTGGCCGATTTTCTGACGTTCCGCGACCCCACCGGCAACCGGATCGAACTGGTGTTGCGCGCTGCGCAGACCGGCCGCCGGTATCACGGCGAGCGCGATGCGGGCATCGATTCGTTCAGTCATGTCGGGCTGTGCACGACCGACGCCCGCCGCGACGAGGCCTTCTGGACCAGCGTATGCAACGCCCGCGTGTCAGATCGCATTGGCGAGGCGCCGCTGCTGCGCATCGACGAGGTGCACCACAAAATCGCGCTGTTCCCGGCCACGCGCGCGGGCATTCAACACGTGAATTTTCAGGTGAACGGTATCGACGACCTTATGCGCTCCTGGTACTTCCTGCGCGAACAGGGCGTGCCGATTCGCTTCGGCCCGGGGCGTCACCCGACATCGCATGCCATGTTCCTGTACTTCGCCGGGCCGGACGGCATGGTCTACGAGTACTCCACGGGGGTGCGCAAGATTGCGCCGGAAGACGAAGCGACCTATGTGCCGCGTCAGTTCCCCTTCGATCCGACGGGATTCTGCATGTGGGGCGCGAAGCCCGAGATCCCCGAGTTTTCGACCTGA
- a CDS encoding LysR family transcriptional regulator: MNLRSLDLNLLLVFESLLRTRSTTVTAEELNLTQSAVSNALKRLRLAFGDPLFVKTPQGMLPTDLALTLAPPVTEGLGLIRGAVEAPQDFVPANAQRTFRLYLSDIGQLIFMPKLMATLAVEAPGVRIVTVDTTPREAQNAMAMGDIDLTLGLFTRFSSGFHQQRLFREHYVALVRDGHPAIREQLTSEAFLNAAHAVYRPTAGHHDVFETAVEHWFAQAGRQRHVALRMAHSMGLSALIAASDLVVCVPTRLGRALKVAADLRTYALPFDGPEFDISQLWHERFHTDAGHRWLRSTIFRLFHGED, translated from the coding sequence ATGAACTTACGCTCGCTCGACCTCAACCTGTTGCTCGTGTTCGAGTCGTTGCTGCGCACGCGCAGTACGACCGTCACCGCAGAGGAACTGAACCTTACGCAATCGGCCGTGAGCAACGCGCTCAAACGACTGCGCCTCGCGTTTGGCGACCCGCTGTTCGTCAAGACGCCGCAAGGCATGTTGCCGACCGATCTCGCTCTCACGCTCGCGCCGCCCGTCACCGAAGGTCTCGGTCTGATTCGCGGTGCGGTGGAAGCGCCGCAGGACTTTGTGCCTGCGAACGCGCAACGCACCTTCCGCCTGTATCTGAGCGATATCGGTCAGTTGATTTTCATGCCCAAGCTGATGGCCACGTTAGCGGTGGAGGCGCCGGGCGTGCGTATCGTCACCGTCGACACCACGCCGCGCGAGGCACAGAACGCCATGGCGATGGGTGACATCGACCTCACGCTCGGACTCTTCACCCGGTTCTCGTCGGGATTTCACCAGCAGCGTCTGTTTCGAGAGCATTACGTCGCGCTTGTTCGCGACGGGCATCCTGCGATTCGCGAACAACTGACGAGCGAAGCGTTCCTTAACGCCGCACACGCCGTGTATCGTCCGACGGCGGGTCACCACGATGTCTTCGAGACGGCCGTCGAACATTGGTTTGCACAGGCGGGACGCCAGCGCCACGTTGCACTGCGCATGGCGCATTCGATGGGACTCTCGGCGCTGATCGCCGCGAGCGACCTCGTGGTCTGCGTGCCGACACGACTCGGACGCGCGCTCAAAGTCGCGGCCGATCTGCGCACTTATGCGCTGCCGTTCGACGGCCCCGAGTTCGACATCTCGCAACTCTGGCACGAACGCTTTCACACCGACGCCGGTCATCGCTGGTTGCGCAGCACCATCTTCCGCCTGTTCCACGGCGAAGACTGA